From a single Lactococcus allomyrinae genomic region:
- a CDS encoding SAM-dependent methyltransferase has product MVFEKTVLNKALSSAFDIPIEVTYWNGKTEKYGDGTTQAHITFNKKFSFSDLSATPTLVLAEAYMNEEIEIDGSIQELIASAYRKSGSFLTDQSGFSKAIMKRLLGNHDQKESREDIHSHYDIGNDFYKKWLDPTMTYSCAYFEHEEMPLEDAQIAKVHHILDKLNSKPGGRLLDIGCGWGTLIFKAAQEYGLECVGVTLSDEQYYYVRKKAEDLGLQDKVKVFLIDYRDLKEGEFDYITSVGMFEHVGKENLEMYFQKVYDYLKPNGRALIHGITGQHRGAGVDPFIEKYIFPGGYIPNVAENIDHIMTAKLQLDDLEPLRRHYQKTLEIWNENYIKVFDEVETEMGRPFARMWTLYLQACAASFEAGNIDVIQYLVTKGSSGQSLPLSREYMFKKH; this is encoded by the coding sequence TTGGTATTCGAAAAAACAGTATTAAACAAAGCGCTCTCGTCAGCTTTTGACATTCCCATTGAAGTGACTTATTGGAATGGCAAAACAGAAAAATACGGCGATGGTACGACCCAAGCACACATCACATTTAATAAGAAATTTTCATTTAGTGACCTCTCAGCGACACCAACCTTAGTGTTAGCTGAAGCATACATGAATGAAGAAATTGAGATTGACGGAAGTATCCAAGAACTTATCGCGTCAGCCTATCGTAAATCGGGTAGTTTTTTAACAGACCAATCAGGATTTAGCAAGGCAATCATGAAACGACTTCTTGGCAATCATGACCAAAAAGAAAGTCGAGAAGATATTCATAGCCATTATGACATTGGAAATGACTTTTACAAGAAATGGCTCGACCCAACGATGACTTACTCTTGCGCTTACTTTGAACACGAAGAAATGCCTTTAGAGGATGCACAAATTGCTAAAGTACATCATATTCTGGACAAACTCAATAGCAAACCAGGTGGAAGATTACTTGATATTGGTTGTGGTTGGGGAACGCTCATCTTTAAAGCAGCTCAAGAATATGGTCTGGAATGTGTGGGAGTAACACTGTCTGATGAGCAATATTATTATGTTCGCAAAAAAGCCGAAGATTTAGGATTACAAGACAAAGTAAAAGTTTTCCTCATAGACTATCGTGACCTTAAAGAAGGAGAATTTGACTACATCACATCTGTAGGAATGTTTGAACACGTCGGCAAAGAAAATCTTGAAATGTACTTCCAAAAAGTATATGACTATCTGAAACCAAATGGCCGCGCATTGATTCACGGAATCACTGGACAACATCGCGGAGCAGGAGTCGACCCATTCATCGAAAAGTATATTTTCCCTGGCGGTTACATCCCAAATGTTGCAGAAAATATTGACCATATCATGACTGCAAAACTGCAACTTGATGATTTAGAACCTCTTCGTCGTCATTACCAAAAAACACTAGAAATCTGGAATGAAAATTACATAAAGGTTTTTGATGAAGTTGAAACTGAAATGGGTCGCCCATTTGCCAGAATGTGGACTTTATATTTACAAGCTTGTGCGGCAAGCTTTGAGGCGGGGAATATTGACGTTATCCAATATCTTGTGACAAAAGGTTCATCAGGCCAAAGCTTGCCATTGTCAAGAGAATATATGTTTAAAAAGCATTAA
- a CDS encoding biotin--[acetyl-CoA-carboxylase] ligase codes for MSDELEKNSILLKNPWLSDVKIFAESESTQKDAKLDNQENCLYMTERQLATYGRFGRQYFAAEDGGIYMSLMLHPSVSTDRLPNYTLLTGAAVVSAIEKLTDKKPQIKWVNDIYLGQKKFVGILAEASVNADKIPQIIIGVGINFSIHDFPEELSEKATSLFANEQPTVTRSELVAEIWSEFHRLSDGNFFDIYKAHSFILGKQVEFTQSGKDYIGIATDLTAAGELIVDLFNGQQKVLSSGEISLKKWT; via the coding sequence ATGAGTGACGAATTAGAAAAAAATAGTATTTTACTAAAAAATCCTTGGCTATCTGATGTTAAAATCTTTGCCGAATCTGAGTCAACACAAAAGGATGCAAAACTTGATAATCAGGAAAATTGTCTTTATATGACTGAGCGCCAACTGGCGACTTATGGGCGTTTTGGTCGCCAATATTTCGCTGCTGAAGATGGCGGAATTTATATGAGTTTAATGCTTCATCCTTCTGTCAGCACTGACAGATTGCCTAATTATACGCTTTTGACTGGCGCTGCTGTGGTCAGTGCGATTGAAAAATTGACGGATAAAAAACCTCAAATCAAATGGGTCAATGACATTTATTTGGGACAAAAAAAATTTGTCGGTATTCTCGCAGAGGCTTCTGTCAATGCTGACAAGATTCCTCAGATTATTATTGGTGTTGGAATTAATTTTTCAATTCACGATTTTCCAGAAGAATTGTCTGAAAAAGCAACTTCACTTTTTGCTAATGAACAGCCTACTGTCACACGTTCTGAGTTAGTTGCAGAAATTTGGTCAGAGTTTCATCGTTTGAGTGATGGAAATTTTTTTGATATTTATAAAGCTCACTCTTTCATTTTAGGGAAACAAGTTGAATTTACTCAATCGGGTAAGGATTACATTGGCATCGCGACAGATTTGACGGCAGCTGGGGAATTAATTGTCGATTTGTTTAACGGTCAACAAAAAGTGCTATCTAGTGGCGAAATTTCATTAAAAAAATGGACTTAA
- a CDS encoding PspC domain-containing protein, whose translation MSQRQLTKSTNNRMISGVIAGICEYFGWGRDVVTILRILFVVLAFGSWGGLIFLYFVASWIMPSGYSNRGNYYNERNRDNERYQDKWDRKAQKWEEKADKWSRKMDEKSERWANRFDDKARRYDDRFTQDSWNSTKSNNWGNPWEEQPKNQNHKMKDAEPISDEKEDDWSDF comes from the coding sequence ATGTCTCAAAGACAATTAACAAAATCTACTAATAATCGTATGATTAGCGGAGTTATCGCTGGGATTTGTGAATATTTTGGTTGGGGTCGTGATGTTGTGACGATTTTACGTATCCTATTTGTAGTATTAGCTTTTGGAAGTTGGGGAGGCTTGATTTTCCTTTATTTCGTGGCAAGTTGGATTATGCCAAGTGGCTATAGCAATCGTGGGAATTACTACAATGAGCGTAATCGGGACAATGAGCGCTATCAAGATAAGTGGGATCGTAAGGCTCAAAAATGGGAAGAAAAAGCAGATAAATGGTCTCGTAAAATGGACGAAAAGTCAGAAAGATGGGCAAATCGTTTTGATGATAAAGCGCGCCGTTATGACGATCGTTTTACCCAAGACTCTTGGAATTCGACAAAATCAAATAATTGGGGCAATCCTTGGGAAGAACAACCTAAAAATCAAAATCACAAGATGAAGGATGCCGAACCAATTTCAGATGAAAAAGAAGATGACTGGTCAGATTTTTAA
- a CDS encoding PspC domain-containing protein, protein MSKRKLTRSSDNRVIAGTIGGLGEYFGLNRTLINIIRIVVVLGAFGSWGILFIIYLIASLLMTQAKS, encoded by the coding sequence ATGTCTAAGAGAAAACTTACAAGGTCAAGTGATAATAGAGTCATAGCAGGAACCATCGGGGGACTTGGGGAATACTTTGGCTTGAATCGAACGTTAATCAATATTATTCGTATTGTGGTTGTCCTTGGTGCTTTTGGAAGTTGGGGGATATTATTCATTATCTATCTTATCGCTAGTTTGTTAATGACACAGGCAAAGAGTTGA
- a CDS encoding DUF4097 family beta strand repeat-containing protein: MANKKDRIMDLMRRGIITEDEALELLEKKGGADESVNTDEESSSKFTFTDKEGYVNHNVDFPDAMKNVAESIFAKGKELFQGVSKAVDDNIDFSNGFPKVKSTSYPVENDVEGDFDKVNIDIKGGKVTVLPGDNAHVKAEYKVYGAVDEGNIEAYVTEKTKIEVVDDTLEIVVNGRIAADLTLYLPAKNYDNIELSTVHAEVKVEKIEANALNINQVNGTAEVNEVTSRAVEVSNKNGEIKLLDGTVDEIKLNGVNGNIRITAAFESADVTLVNGNILVTETIGKARKLNVKNVNGDIKVAVPETLGLVGHVRTIFGGYKTRLNLDTPFEAGRNGAAIVRQGEDTLTFEFETKSGTIWLKDADKEEN; this comes from the coding sequence ATGGCTAACAAAAAAGATAGAATTATGGATTTGATGCGTCGCGGAATTATTACGGAAGATGAAGCTTTGGAACTTCTTGAAAAAAAGGGTGGAGCTGATGAATCTGTCAATACGGATGAAGAATCCTCATCAAAATTTACATTTACTGACAAGGAAGGCTATGTAAATCATAATGTTGATTTTCCTGATGCAATGAAAAATGTTGCAGAAAGTATCTTTGCAAAAGGTAAAGAACTTTTTCAAGGTGTTTCAAAAGCAGTAGATGACAATATTGATTTTTCAAATGGTTTTCCGAAAGTAAAATCAACGTCTTATCCAGTAGAAAACGATGTTGAGGGAGATTTTGACAAAGTCAACATTGACATTAAGGGCGGAAAAGTAACGGTTCTACCTGGAGATAATGCCCATGTGAAAGCTGAATATAAAGTTTACGGAGCAGTTGACGAGGGAAATATTGAAGCGTATGTTACTGAAAAAACTAAAATTGAAGTTGTTGATGACACGCTTGAAATTGTAGTCAATGGACGCATTGCTGCTGACCTTACATTGTATTTACCAGCAAAGAATTATGACAACATTGAATTGAGTACGGTTCATGCAGAGGTAAAAGTTGAAAAGATCGAAGCAAATGCTTTAAATATCAATCAGGTCAATGGTACTGCTGAAGTCAATGAAGTGACAAGTCGTGCAGTTGAAGTCAGCAATAAAAATGGAGAAATCAAGTTACTTGATGGTACCGTTGATGAAATTAAGTTAAATGGTGTCAATGGTAATATTCGTATTACAGCTGCTTTTGAATCTGCTGATGTGACATTGGTCAATGGTAATATCCTTGTGACTGAAACGATTGGCAAAGCTCGCAAATTAAATGTGAAAAATGTGAATGGTGACATTAAAGTTGCTGTGCCAGAAACACTCGGTCTTGTCGGTCATGTGCGTACGATTTTTGGTGGATATAAGACACGTTTGAACCTTGATACACCATTTGAAGCTGGAAGAAATGGTGCTGCGATTGTTCGTCAAGGAGAAGATACTTTGACTTTTGAATTTGAAACAAAATCAGGAACAATTTGGTTAAAAGACGCTGACAAAGAAGAAAACTAA
- a CDS encoding amidase domain-containing protein: protein MKVENNKKRIGKTYKLVAGTALALGISTFGAAAHADELPVSNEVTSTSQVVNNGNELVTSDDSGQMETGDTGQATTDNNNETPSNRPDETGSNGESSEGTGNSGDDSSVTAPDETKPAEPSTPPTPPSTPDKPTASKPSTPASPSKPKPVSPKPSTPSKTGSSSTKTVTSRVSSHSETVVSSYANSAYYQSSAVANSKLSNATSIYTGPVLKKIEAAQPIKKIDASSPEAFIKSIAPRVQVLAGKNNLFASIILAQAILESGYGQSNMAQKYFNIFNITGAYLGKAVTFQTQEFAGTNPYFIQQSFRVYSNYDQSLDDYINLMLKGTTWNPDIYAGSWKSQAKTYQEAAESLQGVFATDPDYAQKLIDIIQEYNLNFYDNVDSSTQVWASDTPTSPVLSSKLDSSNFPAYNGVEYPGSESYAFGNCTQYVYNRIIQLGGRIGTHMGNGGEWGINAQAQGYYTTTVPTEGYAVSFPPGVAGSSSVYGHVAFVEKVYPDNSILVSEMNVKGNNIVSERHISAGVAALATYIQPK, encoded by the coding sequence TTGAAGGTTGAAAATAATAAAAAAAGAATTGGAAAGACTTACAAGTTAGTAGCAGGTACAGCACTAGCTCTGGGGATAAGTACGTTTGGTGCTGCGGCTCATGCAGATGAGTTGCCAGTTTCGAATGAGGTGACGTCTACGTCACAGGTCGTGAACAATGGTAATGAATTAGTAACGAGTGATGATTCAGGTCAAATGGAGACAGGAGATACGGGTCAAGCAACAACAGATAATAATAATGAGACACCAAGCAATAGGCCAGATGAGACGGGAAGTAATGGGGAGAGTTCGGAAGGAACGGGAAATTCAGGAGATGATTCGTCAGTCACAGCTCCAGATGAAACCAAACCTGCGGAACCTAGCACACCTCCTACTCCACCGAGTACGCCAGATAAACCGACGGCTTCAAAGCCAAGCACACCAGCATCACCAAGTAAGCCGAAGCCAGTGTCACCTAAGCCAAGTACTCCGAGTAAAACGGGTAGTTCATCTACAAAAACTGTAACAAGTCGTGTTTCTTCGCATTCTGAAACAGTTGTTTCTAGCTATGCGAATTCTGCTTATTATCAGTCTTCGGCAGTGGCAAACTCAAAGCTGAGTAATGCAACATCGATTTATACGGGTCCTGTGTTGAAGAAAATAGAGGCCGCTCAACCTATTAAGAAAATTGATGCGTCTAGCCCAGAAGCTTTCATCAAGAGTATTGCACCTCGAGTACAGGTTTTGGCGGGAAAAAATAATCTTTTTGCTTCAATTATCTTGGCGCAAGCGATTTTAGAGTCAGGCTATGGTCAAAGTAATATGGCTCAGAAGTACTTTAATATTTTCAATATTACAGGGGCTTACTTAGGGAAAGCAGTGACATTCCAAACGCAAGAATTTGCTGGAACTAATCCTTATTTTATTCAACAGAGTTTTCGAGTTTATAGTAACTATGACCAATCTTTAGATGATTACATTAACTTAATGTTGAAAGGGACGACTTGGAATCCAGATATTTATGCAGGTTCATGGAAGTCTCAGGCGAAAACTTATCAAGAAGCAGCGGAATCGTTGCAAGGTGTTTTTGCGACAGATCCTGACTATGCTCAAAAATTGATTGATATTATCCAAGAATATAATCTGAATTTCTATGACAATGTAGATAGCAGTACTCAAGTGTGGGCATCAGATACACCGACAAGTCCTGTGTTGAGTTCAAAATTGGATAGCTCGAATTTCCCCGCTTATAATGGGGTGGAATATCCAGGTTCAGAGAGTTATGCGTTTGGGAATTGTACGCAGTATGTGTATAACCGAATCATTCAACTTGGGGGTCGGATTGGGACTCATATGGGCAATGGTGGTGAGTGGGGGATTAATGCTCAAGCCCAAGGTTATTATACGACGACTGTTCCAACAGAGGGTTATGCAGTAAGTTTCCCTCCTGGTGTTGCAGGTTCAAGTTCTGTTTATGGTCATGTGGCTTTTGTGGAGAAGGTCTATCCTGATAACTCAATATTAGTTTCTGAGATGAATGTTAAGGGGAATAATATTGTGAGTGAGCGTCATATATCTGCTGGGGTGGCGGCATTGGCAACTTATATTCAACCTAAATGA
- a CDS encoding class II fructose-bisphosphate aldolase: MAIVSAEKFVQAARDNGYAIGGFNTNNLEWTQAILRAAEAKKTPVLIQTSMGAAKYMGGYKMCKLLIETLVESMGITVPVAIHLDHGHFEDALECIEVGYSSLMFDGSHLPIEENLKYAEEVIAKAHAKGISVECEVGTIGGEEDGIIGDGELAPIEDAVAMAKLGVDFLAAGIGNIHGPYPEGWTGLHIDHLEKLNAALVEAMGHNVPIVLHGGSGIPDDQIREAIANGVAKVNVNTECQLAFAAATRKFVNEFDANEAEYMKKKLFDPRKFLKPGFDAITASVEERIDVFGSANKA; this comes from the coding sequence ATGGCAATCGTTTCAGCAGAAAAATTCGTACAAGCCGCTCGTGATAACGGATACGCTATCGGTGGTTTCAACACAAACAACCTTGAATGGACACAAGCTATCTTGCGTGCAGCAGAAGCTAAAAAGACTCCTGTATTGATCCAAACTTCTATGGGTGCGGCTAAATACATGGGTGGTTACAAAATGTGTAAACTCCTCATTGAGACTCTTGTTGAGTCAATGGGTATTACTGTTCCTGTGGCTATTCACCTTGACCATGGTCATTTTGAAGATGCTTTGGAGTGTATTGAAGTTGGTTACTCTTCATTAATGTTTGATGGTTCACATCTTCCAATTGAAGAAAACCTTAAATATGCTGAAGAAGTTATCGCTAAAGCACACGCTAAAGGGATCTCTGTAGAGTGTGAAGTTGGTACTATTGGTGGTGAAGAAGATGGTATCATCGGTGATGGTGAACTTGCTCCTATTGAAGATGCTGTTGCTATGGCTAAACTAGGTGTAGACTTCCTTGCAGCTGGTATTGGTAATATTCACGGACCTTATCCAGAAGGATGGACTGGTCTTCATATTGATCACTTAGAAAAATTGAATGCTGCTTTGGTCGAAGCTATGGGACACAATGTGCCAATCGTACTTCACGGTGGTTCAGGTATCCCTGATGATCAAATTCGTGAAGCTATTGCGAATGGTGTTGCTAAAGTTAATGTTAATACGGAATGTCAACTTGCGTTTGCAGCTGCGACTCGTAAATTCGTTAATGAATTTGATGCTAATGAAGCAGAATACATGAAGAAAAAACTCTTTGACCCACGTAAATTCTTGAAACCTGGTTTTGATGCAATTACTGCGTCTGTTGAAGAACGTATTGATGTGTTTGGTTCAGCAAACAAAGCTTAA
- a CDS encoding trimeric intracellular cation channel family protein: protein MINNIYLFFEILGTVAFAISGTVVGINHKLDVFGILVMSVITAVGGGIFRDLLLGIVPPTSLKSPFFIIISVIASITSMAIATVIKSKREAFNIFKVARFYNILLLVSDAIGLGIFTVLGIDAGIAKGFEHNLFFIVFLGVLTGVGGGMIRDIIANQVPMIFRENIYAVSCIIGGILYVILRPELNHYFALSIAVACIVFIRIISEVKKINLPRIEY, encoded by the coding sequence GTGATTAACAACATCTACCTGTTTTTTGAAATTTTAGGCACAGTTGCATTTGCTATCTCGGGAACCGTAGTTGGAATTAATCATAAATTAGATGTTTTTGGGATTTTAGTGATGTCCGTTATCACAGCAGTAGGTGGAGGGATTTTTCGAGATTTGTTGTTAGGTATTGTTCCGCCAACATCATTAAAATCACCTTTTTTCATTATTATATCAGTCATTGCTTCAATCACTTCTATGGCAATTGCTACGGTTATAAAATCAAAGAGAGAAGCTTTTAATATTTTTAAAGTTGCACGTTTTTATAATATTCTTTTACTGGTTTCGGACGCTATCGGTTTAGGAATTTTTACAGTTTTAGGGATAGATGCAGGCATTGCTAAAGGATTTGAACATAATTTGTTTTTTATTGTATTTTTAGGAGTTCTCACGGGAGTTGGTGGAGGAATGATCCGCGATATCATAGCCAACCAAGTCCCGATGATATTTCGAGAAAATATTTATGCAGTATCCTGTATTATAGGAGGGATTCTGTACGTTATTTTACGTCCAGAGTTAAATCATTATTTTGCATTGTCAATTGCGGTAGCTTGCATCGTATTCATCAGAATTATATCAGAGGTAAAAAAAATAAATCTCCCAAGAATAGAATACTAG
- the thrS gene encoding threonine--tRNA ligase, whose amino-acid sequence MIKITFPDGNIKEFESGVTTFEIAKSISPSLARKTLAGKVNGKLIDATRAIMGDADFEIVTPEHEDALGILRHSAAHLFAQAAKRHFPNIHLGVGPAIQDGFYYDTDNNEGQITNEDLPVIEAEMKKIVKENFKSERREVTKEQAKEIFAHDPYKLELIEEHNEDEGGLTIYTQGEYTDLCRGPHVPSTGVIKFFHLLNVAGAYWRGNSDNKMMQRIYGTAWFTKDELEANLKFREEMKERDHRKLGRELELFANVQEIGSGLPVWLPNGATIRRTIERYITDMEVKRGYWHVYTPIMANVELYKTSGHWDHYQEDMFPPMDMGDGEEMVLRPMNCPHHIQVYKNDVRSYRELPIRIAELGMMHRYEKSGALSGLQRVREMTLNDGHIFVRPDQIKEEFQNALTLMMDVYKDFNVTDYRFRLSYRDPEDTHKYYDNDEMWENAQSMLKAAMDELELDYFEAEGEAAFYGPKLDVQVKTALGNEETLSTIQLDFLLPERFDLSYIGSDGEKHRPVMVHRGIVSTMERFTAYLIEVYKGAFPTWLAPTQATIIPVNNEIHADYAWEIQHKLQDKGFRVKVDDTNEKMGYKIRQSQTHKIPYQIVIGDQEQADGTVNIRRYGSKETTVIPFEDFITNITEDVANFSRVN is encoded by the coding sequence ATGATTAAAATCACATTTCCAGACGGTAACATCAAAGAGTTCGAATCTGGTGTAACAACATTTGAAATCGCAAAGTCAATCTCACCTAGTCTCGCCAGAAAAACTTTAGCAGGAAAAGTTAACGGCAAACTTATTGATGCAACACGTGCAATTATGGGAGATGCAGATTTTGAGATTGTGACACCGGAACACGAAGATGCATTAGGGATTCTTCGTCACAGTGCTGCCCACCTTTTTGCTCAAGCAGCAAAACGTCACTTCCCAAATATTCATCTTGGGGTAGGACCAGCGATTCAAGACGGTTTCTATTACGATACCGATAATAACGAAGGTCAAATTACCAATGAAGATCTTCCAGTTATTGAAGCAGAAATGAAGAAAATTGTGAAAGAAAACTTCAAATCTGAAAGAAGAGAAGTCACTAAAGAACAAGCAAAGGAAATCTTTGCTCATGACCCATACAAACTCGAGCTCATTGAAGAACACAATGAAGATGAAGGTGGATTGACAATTTATACTCAAGGAGAATACACGGACCTTTGCCGTGGTCCTCATGTTCCTAGTACAGGAGTTATTAAATTTTTCCATCTTTTAAATGTTGCAGGGGCTTACTGGCGTGGAAATTCGGATAACAAAATGATGCAACGTATTTACGGAACAGCATGGTTTACAAAAGATGAGCTTGAAGCAAATCTCAAATTCCGTGAAGAAATGAAAGAACGTGATCATCGTAAACTTGGACGTGAACTTGAACTTTTTGCAAATGTTCAAGAAATTGGCTCAGGTCTCCCAGTCTGGTTGCCAAACGGCGCAACAATTCGACGTACAATTGAACGCTATATTACAGATATGGAAGTTAAACGAGGCTATTGGCACGTCTACACACCAATCATGGCTAATGTTGAACTTTATAAAACATCAGGACACTGGGATCATTATCAAGAAGATATGTTCCCGCCTATGGATATGGGAGATGGAGAGGAAATGGTGCTTCGTCCAATGAATTGCCCGCATCATATTCAAGTTTATAAAAATGATGTTCGTTCATACCGCGAGTTGCCAATTCGTATCGCTGAACTAGGGATGATGCACCGTTATGAAAAATCAGGAGCTCTCTCAGGTCTACAAAGAGTCCGTGAAATGACACTTAATGATGGTCACATTTTTGTTCGTCCAGACCAAATCAAAGAAGAATTCCAAAATGCCTTAACATTGATGATGGATGTCTATAAAGACTTTAATGTCACAGATTATCGCTTCCGTTTGTCATATCGTGATCCAGAAGATACACATAAATATTATGATAATGATGAAATGTGGGAAAATGCTCAAAGTATGCTTAAAGCAGCAATGGATGAGCTTGAACTTGATTATTTCGAAGCAGAAGGAGAAGCAGCTTTTTACGGGCCAAAATTAGATGTTCAAGTCAAAACTGCTCTTGGAAATGAAGAAACACTATCAACTATTCAGCTTGACTTTCTTCTTCCAGAACGTTTTGACCTTAGTTATATTGGTTCAGATGGTGAAAAACATCGTCCAGTTATGGTACACCGCGGTATTGTCTCAACGATGGAACGGTTCACGGCATATCTCATTGAAGTTTACAAAGGAGCATTCCCAACATGGTTAGCTCCAACACAAGCTACAATCATTCCAGTAAACAACGAAATTCATGCTGATTATGCATGGGAAATTCAACATAAACTTCAAGATAAAGGCTTTAGAGTAAAAGTCGATGATACCAATGAAAAAATGGGTTACAAAATTCGTCAATCTCAAACTCACAAAATTCCATATCAAATTGTTATAGGAGATCAAGAACAAGCAGATGGTACGGTTAATATCCGTCGCTATGGTTCAAAAGAAACAACGGTTATTCCGTTTGAAGATTTTATCACCAACATCACAGAAGACGTTGCAAACTTCAGCCGTGTTAACTGA
- a CDS encoding nitrous oxide-stimulated promoter family protein — protein sequence MPREVNVGPKIRYEKSTVTRMIKLYCTKNHGYKKELCEDCQKIHDYAQIRLTYCRFGDDKTTCQKCTVHCYSKNMREKIRVIMRYSGPRMIIYHPLFAIRHMIKNHR from the coding sequence ATGCCAAGAGAAGTTAATGTTGGTCCAAAAATACGATATGAAAAATCTACCGTTACACGCATGATCAAATTATATTGCACGAAGAACCACGGGTATAAAAAAGAGCTTTGTGAGGATTGTCAAAAAATTCATGACTATGCTCAGATCAGACTGACTTATTGCCGTTTTGGTGACGATAAGACAACTTGTCAAAAATGCACAGTTCATTGCTATAGCAAGAACATGAGGGAAAAAATTCGAGTAATTATGAGATATTCGGGACCACGCATGATAATCTATCATCCATTATTTGCAATACGTCACATGATAAAAAATCATCGTTAG
- a CDS encoding ATP cone domain-containing protein produces MQPKLLNKVVIKRNGRVVDWDSFRIQTAVFKAAINGKYADKPLHANMIANNVTKVVEKVIAELPFEKIEIETIQNQVIKQLNDFDKDVARDFLSYKTKQNIEQRH; encoded by the coding sequence ATGCAACCAAAATTACTCAATAAAGTTGTAATCAAACGAAATGGACGTGTTGTAGATTGGGACAGTTTCCGTATTCAAACGGCAGTTTTTAAAGCTGCAATTAATGGAAAATATGCAGACAAGCCTTTACACGCTAACATGATAGCAAATAATGTCACAAAAGTTGTAGAAAAAGTTATTGCTGAACTTCCATTTGAAAAAATCGAAATTGAAACGATTCAAAATCAAGTCATCAAACAACTTAATGATTTTGACAAAGATGTTGCACGAGATTTCCTTTCCTACAAGACAAAGCAAAATATCGAACAAAGACATTGA